In Jatrophihabitans endophyticus, one DNA window encodes the following:
- the thiS gene encoding sulfur carrier protein ThiS, with product MTIDLNGTPHEIAPGTTVGELIRAVTGANRGSAAVVAGEVVPRSEWDTTTITAGQDVEIVTAVQGG from the coding sequence ATGACCATCGACCTCAACGGCACGCCGCACGAGATCGCGCCCGGCACGACGGTCGGCGAGCTCATCCGTGCCGTCACCGGTGCGAACCGTGGCAGCGCGGCCGTCGTCGCCGGCGAGGTCGTCCCGCGCAGCGAGTGGGACACCACGACGATCACCGCCGGTCAGGACGTCGAGATCGTGACGGCGGTGCAGGGAGGATGA
- a CDS encoding alpha/beta fold hydrolase — protein sequence MTPSRQRALRWPVGPLLAGHGYRVTAVDLPGHGRSEPDPDATPESFVDAVGRSVPRRWGVVVGHSMGGSIVDGVTAAMHGRRGFDIRTMLEAGHAVWPLTARRLPSRPSRPAIRAFPTSRAEYSVTNARRA from the coding sequence GTGACACCATCGCGGCAGCGCGCGCTGCGGTGGCCGGTCGGACCACTGCTCGCGGGTCACGGCTACCGCGTGACCGCCGTCGACCTCCCGGGTCACGGCCGTTCGGAACCGGACCCGGACGCGACGCCGGAGTCCTTCGTCGACGCGGTGGGACGCTCGGTCCCGCGGCGGTGGGGTGTCGTGGTCGGGCACTCGATGGGCGGTTCGATCGTCGACGGCGTCACCGCCGCCATGCACGGGAGGCGCGGGTTCGACATCCGCACCATGCTCGAAGCCGGCCACGCGGTGTGGCCCCTGACGGCGCGGCGGCTGCCGTCCCGACCCTCGCGGCCGGCGATCCGCGCGTTCCCGACGTCGCGTGCCGAATACTCGGTCACGAACGCGCGACGGGCCTAG
- a CDS encoding DUF3291 domain-containing protein yields MTGAGPHRAVASDRQLAQANVARLRHPVGDPRVAGFVAALDRVNHLADHAPGFVWRHVAEHGHVAVSDEDPLVVLNISVWRDYPALHAFTYRSHHGHFTRRRAEWFERLPQPSTVLWWVAAGTHPTPADALARLAHLRRHGPTPSAFSLRARFDGSGRPERRRGRLADQE; encoded by the coding sequence ATGACGGGTGCCGGTCCGCACCGCGCCGTCGCGAGCGACCGGCAGCTCGCGCAGGCGAACGTGGCGCGGTTGCGCCACCCGGTCGGCGACCCGCGCGTCGCCGGCTTCGTGGCTGCCCTGGACCGCGTCAACCACCTGGCCGACCACGCACCGGGTTTCGTCTGGCGCCACGTCGCCGAGCACGGCCACGTCGCCGTCTCCGACGAGGACCCGCTCGTCGTCCTCAACATCTCGGTGTGGCGCGACTACCCCGCCCTGCACGCCTTCACCTACCGCAGTCACCACGGTCACTTCACGCGGCGACGGGCCGAGTGGTTCGAGCGACTCCCGCAGCCGTCGACCGTCCTGTGGTGGGTGGCGGCGGGCACCCACCCCACGCCGGCCGACGCGCTCGCGCGGCTGGCGCACCTGCGCCGCCACGGCCCCACGCCGTCGGCGTTCTCGTTGCGCGCGCGGTTCGACGGGTCCGGCCGGCCCGAACGACGGCGCGGGCGGCTCGCGGACCAGGAGTAG
- a CDS encoding MarR family transcriptional regulator, producing the protein MRTRRPTLDEATIIRRATTSLDARARAERHGELSLNSVSVLGRIMTQGPLTPGELARQLRMLPQSLTRPLAALERAGLVRRTPDPADRRGALLAATAAGRRALRREMAPRTRWLADAIDAVCDEDDLATLLQAAQIMQRLAGFDGGGVAPVEP; encoded by the coding sequence ATGCGTACCAGACGACCGACGCTCGACGAGGCCACCATCATCCGGCGCGCGACGACGTCGCTCGACGCGCGGGCGCGGGCGGAGCGCCACGGCGAGCTGAGTCTGAACTCGGTCTCCGTGCTCGGGCGGATCATGACGCAGGGGCCGCTGACGCCGGGTGAGCTCGCGCGACAGCTGCGGATGCTGCCGCAGTCGCTGACCCGACCTCTCGCGGCGCTGGAGCGTGCGGGGCTCGTCCGCCGCACCCCCGACCCCGCCGACCGTCGGGGCGCCCTGCTGGCGGCCACCGCCGCCGGGCGGCGTGCGCTGCGACGGGAGATGGCCCCGCGCACCCGGTGGCTCGCCGACGCCATCGACGCCGTCTGCGACGAGGACGACCTCGCCACGCTGCTGCAGGCGGCGCAGATCATGCAGCGGCTCGCCGGGTTCGACGGTGGTGGTGTCGCCCCGGTCGAGCCGTGA
- the thiO gene encoding glycine oxidase ThiO, whose product MQSQHRTTADVTTADVVVVGAGVIGAAIAWRCAQRRIAVVTVDPDPTRGAWHTAAGMLAPVTELQYTETPLLHLNLDSLRRWPAFAAELAAELGADERAVGLRRTGTVLVAWDAADLAALRDLHAFGQRFDIASILIGGRDLRGLEPALAAGLPGGLHAPDDHQVDPRLLRDALARAGRRRGVRHVTAEVTRVRTTGDRVEGVDLADGTTLAAPVVVLAAGAWSGTLAGPPPGAVPAVRPVKGQTLRLRLPGTPVLNHVVRGRVKGNPIYLVPRADGRIVVGASTEEAGFDRSARAGAVYELLRDAQSLLPELGEAELAEISTGLRPGSPDNAPLVGASGALGGLVVATGHYRNGVLLTPVTADGVAALLADGALPDVLHPFAPDRFERIPA is encoded by the coding sequence ATGCAGTCGCAACACCGCACCACCGCGGACGTCACCACCGCGGACGTCGTCGTCGTGGGCGCCGGGGTCATCGGCGCCGCGATCGCGTGGCGGTGCGCGCAGCGTCGGATCGCCGTCGTCACCGTCGACCCCGACCCCACCCGCGGTGCGTGGCACACCGCCGCCGGCATGCTCGCGCCGGTCACCGAGCTGCAGTACACCGAGACGCCGCTGCTGCACCTGAACCTGGACTCGCTGCGCCGCTGGCCCGCCTTCGCCGCCGAGCTCGCGGCCGAGCTCGGCGCCGACGAGCGCGCCGTCGGGCTGCGGCGCACGGGCACGGTGCTGGTGGCGTGGGACGCCGCCGACCTCGCTGCACTGCGCGACCTGCACGCCTTCGGGCAGCGCTTCGACATCGCCTCGATTCTGATCGGCGGACGCGACCTGCGCGGGCTCGAGCCCGCGCTCGCCGCCGGGCTCCCGGGCGGTCTGCACGCCCCCGACGACCACCAGGTCGATCCGCGGCTGCTGCGCGACGCGCTGGCCCGTGCCGGTCGCCGCCGCGGCGTCCGGCACGTCACCGCCGAGGTCACGCGTGTCCGGACGACCGGTGATCGGGTCGAGGGCGTCGACCTCGCGGACGGGACGACGCTCGCCGCCCCCGTCGTGGTGCTCGCCGCGGGCGCGTGGTCGGGCACGCTCGCCGGCCCGCCCCCCGGTGCGGTGCCCGCGGTGCGCCCGGTGAAGGGACAGACCCTCCGGCTGCGACTGCCCGGGACGCCTGTGCTGAACCACGTCGTCCGTGGCCGGGTCAAGGGCAACCCGATCTACCTCGTCCCCCGCGCCGACGGCCGCATCGTCGTCGGCGCAAGCACGGAGGAGGCCGGCTTCGACCGCTCCGCCCGCGCCGGGGCCGTCTACGAGCTGTTGCGCGACGCGCAGTCGCTGCTGCCGGAACTGGGCGAAGCCGAACTGGCGGAGATCAGCACCGGATTGCGCCCCGGTTCTCCCGACAACGCCCCGCTCGTCGGCGCGAGCGGCGCGCTCGGCGGCCTGGTCGTCGCCACCGGCCACTACCGCAACGGCGTGCTGCTGACCCCGGTGACCGCCGACGGCGTCGCCGCCCTCCTGGCCGACGGCGCCCTGCCCGACGTCCTGCACCCCTTCGCACCCGATCGCTTCGAACGGATCCCGGCATGA
- a CDS encoding carbohydrate kinase family protein, whose product MHVVCVGDLMVDFVARLPGPIAFGSDTPAAIEVYGGGAAANVAAWLAHAGAQATFVGRIGDDHAGLMAADELTAAGVTPVVEIDPNRATGLCIVLVDERGERSMVPSTGANDAAADVALIPATADWLYVSGYALLGEGPRSFALDALALARERGWSIAVDAASAAPLAAAGAENFLDWIGTDLLLFANHDEARVLTGLDEPSAAAQALALRCGHAVVKRGPLGAVWSDGTGVRSVPAVEVEVFDSTGAGDAFAAGFLAATGEIADCLDQATRLASRAVAHAGARPRPAAS is encoded by the coding sequence ATGCACGTCGTCTGCGTCGGCGACCTGATGGTCGACTTCGTCGCCCGGCTGCCCGGCCCGATCGCCTTCGGCTCCGACACGCCGGCCGCCATCGAGGTCTACGGCGGCGGCGCAGCCGCGAACGTGGCGGCCTGGCTCGCCCACGCCGGCGCCCAGGCGACGTTCGTCGGCCGCATCGGCGACGACCACGCCGGCCTGATGGCCGCCGACGAGCTCACCGCGGCCGGCGTCACGCCCGTCGTCGAGATCGACCCGAACCGCGCGACGGGCCTCTGCATCGTCTTGGTCGACGAGCGCGGCGAACGGTCGATGGTGCCCTCGACGGGAGCCAACGACGCCGCGGCGGACGTGGCGCTGATCCCGGCGACGGCCGACTGGCTCTACGTCTCGGGCTACGCCCTGCTCGGCGAGGGGCCGCGCTCGTTCGCGCTCGACGCGTTGGCGCTCGCGCGCGAGCGGGGCTGGTCGATCGCGGTCGACGCCGCCTCCGCCGCGCCGCTCGCGGCCGCGGGCGCCGAGAACTTCCTCGACTGGATCGGCACCGATCTGCTGCTGTTCGCCAACCACGACGAGGCGCGGGTCCTCACCGGCCTGGACGAGCCGTCCGCCGCGGCGCAGGCGCTCGCGTTGCGCTGTGGGCACGCCGTCGTCAAGCGCGGGCCGCTCGGCGCGGTGTGGTCCGACGGCACGGGGGTGCGCTCGGTGCCCGCCGTCGAGGTGGAGGTCTTCGACTCCACGGGTGCCGGCGACGCGTTCGCCGCCGGCTTCCTGGCCGCCACCGGCGAGATCGCCGACTGCCTCGACCAGGCCACCCGGCTGGCGTCCAGGGCCGTCGCGCACGCCGGCGCGCGGCCCCGCCCCGCCGCGAGCTGA
- a CDS encoding purine-cytosine permease family protein has translation MTSTLSTTTGAATGADSGREAPLTLDETAPRTLGLADHLGMWGNLGVSLLGFTGAIYVLTPVDGAPALAFGAALLAIVLGTVLGTAAVSIAAVPGAQTGQPSMVLLRGLFGAKLSWLPTTLNIVQLLGWTAFELVTISTALSQVVDGVPRWVWVLLGGAVTVGLSLRPLGWIRVLRRYVTVLVMIAMAWFAIQLLRNPLPGLGDGSWQNFWVATDTVIAVSVSWVPVVADYTRHSRTVRSAAWGTFAGYSVTQILCYAIGLVTLVTVARGDADQVFGAFLAVPLGALAFAVLAVRELDQSFVDAYSSGISVQNLLPRVDRRILTTAVGVLATLGAIVLDIEDYGNFLTLLGSVFVPLLGVLAVDWFLVSRGRWDLSEQAPLRPLMLLPWLVGFATYQVINPGYIGWWGRMWSHVRWFDQQSWMSASVLSFAVAAVVTVPIAAFDRRMSARPSRGR, from the coding sequence ATGACCAGCACGCTGTCCACGACCACGGGTGCCGCCACCGGCGCCGACTCCGGTCGCGAGGCCCCGCTCACCCTCGACGAGACCGCACCCCGGACGCTCGGGTTGGCCGACCACCTCGGCATGTGGGGCAACCTCGGGGTGAGCCTGCTCGGCTTCACCGGGGCCATCTACGTCCTCACGCCGGTCGACGGCGCGCCGGCGCTCGCGTTCGGCGCCGCCCTGCTCGCCATCGTGCTCGGCACCGTGCTCGGCACCGCCGCCGTGTCGATCGCCGCAGTCCCCGGCGCGCAGACCGGCCAGCCGTCCATGGTGCTGCTGCGCGGCCTGTTCGGCGCGAAGCTCTCCTGGCTGCCGACGACGCTGAACATCGTCCAGCTGCTGGGATGGACCGCATTCGAGCTCGTCACGATCAGCACCGCGCTGAGCCAGGTGGTCGACGGGGTCCCGCGCTGGGTGTGGGTGCTGCTCGGCGGCGCCGTGACCGTGGGCCTGTCGCTGCGGCCCCTCGGCTGGATCCGCGTCCTGCGCCGCTACGTCACCGTCCTCGTCATGATCGCGATGGCCTGGTTCGCGATCCAACTGCTGCGCAACCCGCTGCCGGGTCTCGGCGACGGTTCGTGGCAGAACTTCTGGGTCGCGACCGACACCGTCATCGCCGTCTCGGTGTCGTGGGTGCCCGTCGTCGCCGACTACACGCGCCATTCGCGCACGGTGCGCAGCGCCGCGTGGGGCACCTTCGCCGGCTACTCCGTCACGCAGATCCTCTGCTACGCGATCGGCCTCGTCACCCTCGTCACGGTGGCGCGCGGCGACGCCGACCAGGTGTTCGGCGCGTTCCTGGCCGTCCCGCTCGGCGCGCTCGCCTTCGCCGTGCTCGCGGTTCGCGAGCTCGACCAGTCGTTCGTCGACGCGTACTCGTCCGGCATCTCGGTGCAGAACCTGCTGCCGCGCGTGGACCGGCGCATCCTCACCACCGCCGTCGGGGTGCTCGCCACCCTCGGCGCGATCGTCCTCGACATCGAGGACTACGGGAACTTCCTCACCCTGCTCGGGTCGGTGTTCGTGCCGCTGCTCGGCGTGCTGGCCGTCGACTGGTTCCTCGTCTCGCGGGGCCGGTGGGATCTCTCCGAGCAGGCGCCGCTGCGTCCCCTCATGCTGCTGCCGTGGTTGGTGGGGTTTGCGACGTATCAGGTGATCAATCCGGGTTACATCGGGTGGTGGGGACGAATGTGGTCCCACGTACGGTGGTTCGACCAACAGAGCTGGATGAGCGCGTCGGTGCTGTCGTTCGCGGTGGCGGCGGTCGTCACCGTCCCGATCGCCGCGTTCGACAGGAGAATGAGTGCTCGTCCATCCCGAGGTCGCTGA
- a CDS encoding VOC family protein, which produces MADAAPLRAFPVVYATAVRATVAFYERLGFTVFVAVPTPADPGYVGLRRDGSELAVVDASWSGEQFGAPVGDRPRFELFVYVTDVDATVSALPRGTTVLREPADMPWGERVAYVADPDGNPVALAAGASPPP; this is translated from the coding sequence ATGGCCGACGCCGCTCCCCTGCGGGCCTTCCCGGTCGTGTACGCGACGGCGGTACGAGCGACGGTCGCGTTCTACGAGCGGCTGGGCTTCACCGTCTTCGTCGCCGTGCCGACCCCGGCCGACCCCGGTTACGTCGGGCTGCGCCGCGACGGCAGCGAGCTGGCGGTCGTCGACGCCAGCTGGTCGGGCGAGCAGTTCGGCGCGCCGGTCGGTGACCGGCCCCGGTTCGAGCTGTTCGTGTACGTGACCGACGTCGACGCGACGGTGTCCGCGCTCCCTCGCGGCACCACCGTGCTCAGGGAGCCGGCCGACATGCCGTGGGGCGAGCGGGTCGCCTACGTCGCCGACCCGGACGGCAACCCGGTCGCGCTCGCCGCCGGGGCATCGCCGCCACCGTGA
- a CDS encoding pseudouridine-5'-phosphate glycosidase encodes MLVHPEVAEALAAHRPVVALESTIISHGLPRPDNLRIAREIEDAVRQEGAVPATIAIVDGQARIGLDDDALARVAGATGAGEVDKVSVRDVAVVAARGGVGATTVASTAHLAARAGIRVFATGGLGGVHREARDTWDESADLTTLSRTAVLVVCAGVKSILDVGATLERLETLNVGVLGYRTERFPGFYLRDSGHPIGWQVDTPADVAAVLRAQDDLGTGGYGLVLANPIAAADELDRDLHDRTLNAGLAAAQAAGVRGKDVTPFLLEFFHRETHGASLAANVALVVANARLAAAVASHYAASHDAASHAPDAAAG; translated from the coding sequence GTGCTCGTCCATCCCGAGGTCGCTGAGGCGCTCGCTGCGCATCGCCCCGTCGTCGCGCTCGAGAGCACGATCATCAGCCACGGGCTGCCGCGGCCGGACAACCTGCGCATAGCCCGCGAGATCGAGGACGCGGTCCGGCAGGAGGGCGCGGTCCCCGCCACCATCGCGATCGTCGACGGGCAGGCCCGCATCGGCCTGGACGACGACGCGCTGGCCCGCGTGGCCGGCGCGACCGGTGCCGGGGAGGTCGACAAGGTGAGCGTCCGTGACGTCGCCGTCGTCGCCGCCCGCGGCGGGGTGGGCGCCACCACCGTCGCCTCGACCGCTCACCTCGCCGCGCGCGCCGGCATCCGGGTCTTCGCGACCGGCGGCCTCGGCGGCGTGCACCGCGAGGCCCGTGACACGTGGGACGAGTCGGCCGACCTCACCACGCTGTCGCGCACCGCGGTGCTCGTCGTCTGCGCCGGCGTGAAGTCCATCCTCGACGTCGGCGCCACCCTGGAGCGGCTCGAGACCCTCAACGTCGGCGTGCTGGGCTACCGCACCGAGCGCTTCCCCGGCTTCTACCTGCGCGACTCGGGCCACCCCATCGGCTGGCAGGTCGACACCCCCGCCGACGTCGCCGCGGTGCTGCGCGCCCAAGACGACCTCGGCACCGGTGGTTACGGGCTCGTGCTGGCCAACCCGATCGCCGCCGCGGACGAGCTCGACCGCGACCTGCACGACCGGACGCTGAACGCCGGCCTCGCGGCGGCGCAGGCGGCCGGGGTTCGCGGCAAGGACGTCACGCCCTTCCTGCTCGAGTTCTTCCACCGCGAGACGCACGGCGCGTCGCTCGCCGCGAACGTCGCGCTCGTCGTCGCGAACGCGCGGCTCGCGGCGGCGGTCGCGTCGCACTACGCGGCCTCGCACGACGCGGCCTCGCACGCCCCGGACGCGGCGGCCGGCTGA
- a CDS encoding sensor domain-containing phosphodiesterase — protein sequence MLRSQVAHLLDAGAVRTHFQPIVDLYDDRVVAYEALSRGPDGPFAAPQPLFAAARAGGLLAEVDDLCRRNAVSAAVEAGMAGPLTLFVNVEPDVVDSERFDDFASLAERVPGRLRLVLEVTERALAARPAELLAAVGELRRKGWRIALDDVGADDLSLAFMPLLRPDVVKLDLRLVQQRPGPAAAHIMTATNAYTEQTGAVLLAEGIETARHLTIARALGARFGQGFLFGRAAPELTRKRRTGSLQLHVAAPPSPPASPFDCIPPEAAMRVSPKSLLVEISKHLEREAAALGPSAIIASTLQEARHFSEITRARYTELADKLGFVALIGEGLGSEPVAGVRGANLDPADPVRQEWDVVVLAPHFAGALLARDLGDTGPDASRRFRFALTYRRDAVVAAMHVLLDRVAPAPS from the coding sequence ATGCTCCGATCGCAGGTCGCCCACCTGCTCGACGCGGGCGCCGTCCGCACCCACTTCCAGCCCATCGTCGACCTCTACGACGATCGCGTGGTCGCCTACGAGGCCCTCTCGCGCGGGCCCGACGGCCCCTTCGCCGCGCCGCAGCCGCTGTTCGCCGCGGCCCGGGCCGGGGGCCTGCTCGCCGAGGTCGACGACCTGTGCCGGCGTAACGCGGTCAGCGCCGCCGTCGAGGCCGGCATGGCCGGGCCGCTCACGCTGTTCGTCAACGTCGAGCCCGACGTCGTCGACTCCGAACGCTTCGACGACTTCGCCTCCCTGGCCGAGCGGGTGCCCGGCCGGCTCCGCCTCGTCCTCGAGGTCACCGAGCGGGCGCTCGCGGCGCGGCCGGCCGAGCTGCTGGCCGCCGTCGGCGAGCTGCGTCGCAAGGGATGGCGCATCGCACTCGACGACGTCGGCGCCGACGACCTGTCGCTGGCGTTCATGCCGCTGCTGCGCCCGGACGTCGTCAAGCTCGACCTGCGACTGGTGCAGCAGCGTCCCGGGCCGGCGGCCGCGCACATCATGACCGCCACCAACGCCTACACCGAACAGACCGGAGCCGTGCTGCTCGCCGAGGGCATCGAGACCGCGCGCCACCTCACCATCGCCCGGGCGCTCGGCGCACGCTTCGGGCAGGGTTTCCTGTTCGGCCGCGCCGCACCCGAGCTGACCCGTAAGCGGCGTACCGGGTCGCTGCAGCTGCACGTCGCCGCGCCGCCGTCGCCGCCGGCGTCGCCCTTCGACTGCATCCCGCCCGAGGCCGCGATGCGCGTCTCGCCGAAGTCGTTGCTCGTCGAGATCAGCAAGCACCTCGAACGCGAGGCCGCGGCGCTCGGGCCGAGCGCCATCATCGCGAGCACGCTGCAGGAGGCCCGTCACTTCAGCGAGATCACGCGAGCGCGCTACACCGAGCTGGCCGACAAGCTCGGCTTCGTCGCGTTGATCGGCGAGGGGCTCGGCAGCGAACCGGTGGCCGGCGTGCGGGGGGCCAACCTCGACCCCGCCGACCCGGTGCGCCAGGAGTGGGACGTCGTGGTGCTCGCCCCGCACTTCGCGGGGGCGCTGCTGGCCCGCGACCTCGGCGACACCGGGCCGGACGCGTCACGACGCTTCCGGTTCGCGCTCACCTACCGCCGCGATGCCGTCGTCGCCGCGATGCACGTGCTGCTGGACCGCGTCGCGCCGGCGCCGAGCTGA
- a CDS encoding FUSC family protein: MTVVGGPAPRTPGATSDGGRWRADVVSAALTMAAVLTSFGGVYGLSRCVDVPHQDLVLAAVLALTLSRAFGRADHSRLLAAVEVPLVGVAATWAGWLLIDRPWVGQPLLVLALSLGVQARRWGGLVPQAGRLVALPFLALLVTPVPPVPRSPSGGSPAIPVPSASAVWWGAAVGLLAVACAAAAQWCRARLAPAAGPLPASGARRRGRRLDAGTRAALQLLLALGGALVLGHLLFGDRWRWAVVSAYLVLSSARGRGDVVHKAVMRVVGAAAGTVAATLVTAHGLPAGNRWLVVAVFVVMAAAVVVRDRNYAYWAAGVTAMIALLDGYYGEDAARALPERVAAIVVGATLGALSAWFVVPVRSRDVLRSYLARGLAALSDELAPDAAGAARTQGTLRLLRELEPMLRAHRRTVGRGQRPHAVDAVAALHRLAVLPGDERERRVLRRDVTRVRRAIVGRDDPAPDELPPDLAVVHAVLAATRTSRRRTGHGGGDAPAASATGLPSGSAT, encoded by the coding sequence GTGACCGTCGTCGGCGGACCCGCCCCCCGCACGCCGGGTGCGACGTCGGACGGCGGCCGGTGGCGCGCCGACGTCGTCTCGGCGGCCCTGACGATGGCGGCGGTCCTGACGTCGTTCGGCGGGGTCTACGGGCTGAGCCGGTGCGTCGACGTGCCCCACCAGGATCTCGTCCTCGCCGCCGTGCTGGCTCTCACGCTGTCCCGGGCGTTCGGCCGGGCCGACCACTCGCGGCTGCTCGCCGCTGTCGAGGTGCCACTCGTCGGGGTCGCCGCGACGTGGGCCGGGTGGTTGCTGATCGACCGACCGTGGGTCGGCCAGCCCCTGCTCGTCCTCGCCCTGTCTCTCGGCGTGCAGGCGCGGCGATGGGGCGGGCTGGTGCCGCAGGCGGGTCGGCTCGTCGCGCTGCCCTTCCTGGCGCTGCTGGTGACGCCGGTGCCGCCGGTGCCGCGCTCTCCGAGCGGCGGGTCGCCCGCGATCCCCGTCCCGAGCGCCTCCGCCGTGTGGTGGGGTGCCGCCGTCGGCCTGCTCGCCGTGGCGTGCGCGGCGGCCGCGCAGTGGTGCCGCGCGCGGCTCGCCCCGGCGGCCGGGCCGCTCCCCGCGTCCGGGGCGCGCCGCCGGGGCCGTCGCCTCGACGCCGGGACGCGGGCGGCGCTGCAGCTGCTGCTCGCGCTCGGTGGTGCGCTCGTCCTCGGCCACCTGCTCTTCGGCGACCGCTGGCGGTGGGCCGTCGTCTCGGCCTACCTCGTCCTGAGCAGCGCGCGCGGCCGCGGCGACGTCGTGCACAAGGCCGTGATGCGGGTCGTCGGCGCCGCGGCCGGCACCGTCGCGGCGACACTGGTCACCGCGCACGGGCTGCCGGCCGGCAACCGATGGCTGGTCGTCGCCGTCTTCGTCGTGATGGCGGCGGCCGTCGTGGTGCGGGACCGCAACTACGCGTACTGGGCGGCGGGCGTCACGGCGATGATCGCGCTGCTCGACGGCTACTACGGCGAGGACGCCGCCCGGGCGCTGCCCGAGCGGGTGGCGGCCATCGTCGTCGGCGCGACGCTGGGCGCCCTGTCCGCCTGGTTCGTCGTCCCGGTCCGTTCGCGCGACGTCCTGCGCAGCTACCTCGCTCGCGGCCTGGCCGCGCTGTCCGACGAGCTCGCCCCGGATGCCGCCGGGGCCGCGCGCACCCAGGGCACCCTGCGGCTGCTGCGCGAGCTCGAGCCGATGCTGCGCGCCCATCGTCGGACCGTCGGTCGCGGCCAGCGGCCACACGCCGTGGACGCCGTGGCGGCCCTGCACCGGTTGGCGGTGCTGCCCGGTGACGAGCGGGAGCGCCGCGTGCTGCGGCGGGACGTGACGCGCGTGCGGCGGGCGATCGTGGGCAGGGACGACCCGGCGCCCGACGAGCTGCCGCCCGATCTCGCCGTCGTGCACGCCGTCCTCGCCGCGACCAGGACGTCGCGGCGACGCACCGGTCACGGTGGCGGCGATGCCCCGGCGGCGAGCGCGACCGGGTTGCCGTCCGGGTCGGCGACGTAG
- a CDS encoding thiazole synthase, which yields MSVDGLQIAGVELGSRLILGTGGAPSLHVVDETLRASGTELCTVAMRRVDATTTGTILDVIDRQGVRILPNTAGCRTAREAVRTAELAREALETDWVKLEVVADEHTLLPDPIELLDAAQILVAQGFTVFPYTNDDPVLARRLQQAGCAAVMPLGSPIGTGLGIGNPHNIELIVSEAQVPVILDAGIGTASDAALAMELGCDGVLLASAVTRAQDPVAMAEAMKLAVQAGRLAHRAGRIPQRFHARASSPTEGMAVL from the coding sequence ATGAGCGTGGACGGACTGCAGATCGCCGGCGTGGAGCTCGGCTCGCGACTGATCCTCGGGACGGGCGGCGCCCCGAGCCTGCACGTCGTGGACGAGACGCTCCGCGCGTCGGGCACGGAGCTCTGCACCGTCGCCATGCGGCGCGTCGACGCCACGACCACGGGCACCATCCTCGACGTCATCGACCGGCAGGGCGTGCGGATCCTGCCCAACACCGCCGGGTGCCGGACGGCACGCGAGGCGGTACGTACCGCCGAACTCGCCCGCGAGGCCCTCGAGACCGACTGGGTGAAGCTCGAGGTGGTCGCCGACGAGCACACCCTGCTGCCCGACCCGATCGAATTGCTCGATGCCGCGCAAATATTGGTGGCGCAGGGATTCACGGTGTTCCCCTACACCAACGACGATCCGGTGCTGGCCCGTCGGCTGCAGCAGGCGGGCTGCGCCGCGGTCATGCCGCTCGGCTCACCGATCGGCACCGGCCTCGGCATCGGCAACCCGCACAACATCGAGCTCATCGTGAGCGAGGCGCAGGTGCCGGTGATCCTCGATGCGGGCATCGGCACCGCCTCCGACGCGGCGCTCGCCATGGAACTCGGCTGCGACGGCGTGCTGCTCGCCTCGGCCGTCACCCGCGCGCAGGATCCGGTCGCCATGGCCGAGGCCATGAAGCTCGCCGTGCAGGCGGGTCGGCTCGCCCATCGTGCCGGTCGCATCCCCCAGCGCTTCCACGCCCGTGCGTCGTCCCCCACCGAGGGGATGGCCGTCCTGTAA